Part of the Brassica oleracea var. oleracea cultivar TO1000 unplaced genomic scaffold, BOL UnpScaffold01335, whole genome shotgun sequence genome, ccatggtgtggacagtNNNNNNNNNNNNNNNNNNNNNNNNNNNNNNNNNNNNNNNNNNNNNNNNNNNNNNNNNNNNNNNNNNNNNNNNNNNNNNNNNNNNNNNNNNNNNNNNNNNNNNNNNNNagatggtccataggatgctcgtgggataatccatggtagggtagctGTCCCACAAGCGTGTAGTATtgcgctttcaactcaaaatctcTCTCAATGGTGGAAGGaaggatggctgatctgttggtgtagtatcgatctggacggttgtaatcagccaacgtcttgggttgcgcagcctcatctacaggtaaagTAGTACATGTAGCAGtagcatcaggctcagggattATAACTCCCTGAGCATCTattctctgacctgctgcattacgcagatgaccctcctggtcatgcaggtctccattgttgtcgcgtacaagtatcaaaggcgcaaccatacctcgcggctcagtatcgatcgatgtccaagatggaatgtcgatcgatgtcagatgaaggatgtcggtcgacggaaggtgagtgttgtcgatcgacagtggtgagcgagtatcggtcgaacgggactggtgtctgggtcgacggtggttgagcagaatcgagcgacacctaaggagtgatttatactctctcaaataagaggtcgagttgtagtacttagggatcgaattcacagggagctagggaacttaaggaatctaatatgatttgttaagcaagaatgtttttagtgtttttaaatgaaaattgtagtttttatattgaactaagtatttgttcaatagcagatttgaggttttggtgcttgaaaaggaaatagctagactgagggtttttattcaggaaaattggaattataatcctacagatgccaaatgagttgcatgcatgataatgtaaagctcaactacttgatcaacaagtcaatcagctctcgcaagtattgacttgtctattaactagatctaatgatctcaactgtcgtactgtcgttattttgatcaatagaaagtgtcgatcgataatcctatagggatatcgatcgatacaccttttgcaccgttgATCGATTATtaaagtgtgatatcgatcgacacgctCTAGTCAAACTTTATGCACATGTTGAATGAAGGCTTACTAAGCTCattagatcagctctcgccttgctcatagcaagaaacatagttctattagaatgttttcaggatgaaaataaagctctcgcttttatcaatcaatccaagggcaggttctaggtagctaatctagacacatgcattaatgaacaatcctaaagatgattatcacaactcagcaatctatagttggggctaatccctcataacctatttaaaccctaaaatctaacaatggaactactcagacatgactaagcaattcataacagcagttaagtataaaaacttcattagaatagtaaatagatatttatggagttccaatcacaaattataacgtTGGaccttctctccaatctatcaaaatcctaaaaacctttgatgtgaaaatagtaaaacaatgaaagcacccattgcctctaacatggcggcaaaacttatataattagggtaaaactcgtcaggggtaatcttgtaaaatgatgaagtcttgggcttcaagtcggttgtgaccaaacgggctttctgcacgcttcgctgtcgatcgataccaagacatgcgtatcgatcgattcttactctccaatatcgaccgattgtcgagctcgatggtcatctcggttgcttgctccaaatatctccaaaatgctccaaaatcatcatttatctccaaaacacttctgatcttataaatataataaatagactatataatataataattattagtaaaaacacctataaactatggatgaaaataagtcaaatccatagtctatcaagcTTCGGAGAACGTCAATCAAATGAAATCAAGATCTCAACCAGACTCAGGCCACCAAGCACGAAAACCAAACGTCACACAGCTCGAGCACTCCCAAGTGAAAGATGTGATACGGATTCGGAAGCCGAATGCTCATCACCGAAAAAAAAAGGGAGAGCACCGGAAGCAGAGGCCAGACGACCATCGAAATGACATATGCGACGCCAGAGTCAAAACCGGAACACCACCGGTTTGAGTTCTCTCTCTTCGTTTCCTCTGTGTAAAATCGATGAGAAGAAATAGAGTAGAAGGAGAGAAAACTGAATTCCTAGTGAAACAAAAAGAGTATAGTATAATCCAAACTCGTCGAAAGatataaagtaattaaaaatattttgattcaaTGCTCAACCTCAATCTCTAATATTTACTCCAAAATCCACGAAGTAATAGTCAAGAATCAAGATCAAGCAAGTTAATTTTAACAAGTAGATTGCACTGAAGCATTTCTATAACCATCAGCTTGAAGTACGACTTGGTCCTAGTTCAATTGGGCCTACTATGCTTTGTAAATACATAAAACCCCAAACATTTTATAACATATTCTTACaaatacaatacaaaattatttcCATCAGGGAGCTTCCTAACTCAACCAGAGGATCTAAAAAAAACCTCAAGGGGGAAAAATCTTACAACTCACACATACTATTGCACGCATTTTaccatattacatattttaaaaaacataggCATACTAATGTGCATCCCCGCTTAGTAACGGTAACTCCAGAGTGACATATCTTCATAactcatctcttcttccatgTAACCATTAGGAGTCACGCCTTCCATATACGATCGCGGCGGCGACATTAACGGCTCTGTCGCAAGTCTCATCATAGTAGTCGacacttcctcttcctcctccacaTATCCATAAACGTTCCTCTCATCCGATCCCGAACCAGAGCCCATATACACCTCACTACCGTAAGAGGGCAAAACCGTGATTTCACTCCCGTACTCCGCCGGCCTGAACATCTCCGCGGCTTCAGCCGCGACTCTCCTTATGACATCCGGGTGGTTCGACTCCGGCACCGGGAGACGCCAGGCGGAGTCGCCGAAATTCAAACACGCGGATCTCCCGCGCAGAGCTAGAGCCGCCACGTCGTGTGCACGCGCGGCCATGTCCGCCGTGGGGTAAGTCCCGAGCCAAATGCGTTGCTGGTGCGTCGGCTCTCGGACTTCGCAGACCCATTTGTCGCCGTTCCTCCGCCGTATGCCTCTGAAAACTGGGTGGCGTGTCTCGTTGAACACTTTGCGTCCCGCACGCCTCTTCGGCCTCATCTCCGCCAGATTAGTCCCATCATAATGATCCATTACAACACTAATTCTTGTAATGATTGTCGgaatgaaaaatgttttttttttgttaagacttatgttctgtttttgtgttttggtgGGAGTTATGAAACAGAGAAGTGAAGCAGAGGAGATATATAGGCTACGGTTGTGGGACATAGAGTGCGAAATGAACGCGCGTAACACACCGTTACTTTGTATCAAGGCTTGTTGCCACGTGAGCATTTTAAAGGGATTGTACTATATTATTAGCTGTTTAGTGTGAGCTTGAAGTCCCATCGCCATAATGGTCCGGGACCCTCTTATTTACCTAGTTCACGTTTTTAGTTCTATcgttatttatgaaaataaaaaatttgcaAGACGTTAACAAGGTTTCCTAGTTTAGTAAAGGTTAATAAATCATTGAGGAGACCAATTTTCTTTACTCTTACTATTAATCTTTTGTAAACCTTAGGTTTGTGGTACTGAAGTATGTGATGAATATATACGCCAAATTAGTCCATTTAGACCTATAAAAA contains:
- the LOC106321235 gene encoding dehydration-responsive element-binding protein 1F-like, which gives rise to MDHYDGTNLAEMRPKRRAGRKVFNETRHPVFRGIRRRNGDKWVCEVREPTHQQRIWLGTYPTADMAARAHDVAALALRGRSACLNFGDSAWRLPVPESNHPDVIRRVAAEAAEMFRPAEYGSEITVLPSYGSEVYMGSGSGSDERNVYGYVEEEEEVSTTMMRLATEPLMSPPRSYMEGVTPNGYMEEEMSYEDMSLWSYRY